In Anas acuta chromosome 5, bAnaAcu1.1, whole genome shotgun sequence, a single window of DNA contains:
- the INSM2 gene encoding insulinoma-associated protein 2: MPRGFLVKRSRRPGGSYRARPRERDRERDPDPPPPPAAAAGGSPAARQGAEEEEEGEEEEGAAAAAACPAPAPAPAAATWSPGGGGPLRAPAEGAGAWGAAGPCSAAGPRAAFFERCLSSPASAESFPLAASFPPAEKLLLQPRTPLPAPPPPPPVPQPPPLPPPPPPGPALKRPSRAKAPGKKAKATRKLSFADEVTTSPVLGLRIKEEGPEGRPGPGPPPSGGRTPLGEFICQLCKEHYADPLALAQHRCSRIVRVEYRCPECHKIFSCPANLASHRRWHKPRPGPSADGSSAAAAAAPPGKENSPERRPRGPAAAPPPPPPPPLPRQHRGGADSAGGAPAPAPGGPGPVGEAFACPCCQKRFRRQAYLRKHLGTHGAARPAAFGPPERGQLAFACHLCGARFPSADIRDKHRLWHAVREELLLPPPPPPPAAGQPEGGGAAAAGGGERQGFPCKHCPATFFSAPGLARHATKCHPPEGRQVLLLQVPVRPGC, from the coding sequence ATGCCGCGCGGCTTCCTCGTCAAGCGCAGCCGGCGCCCCGGCGGCTCCTACCGGGCGCGCCCTCGGGAGCGGGACCGGGAGCGGGACCCGGAcccgccgccaccgcccgcCGCAGCCGCCGGGGGAAGCCCCGCCGCCCGGCAaggggcggaggaggaggaggagggcgaggaggaggagggcgccgccgccgccgccgcctgcccCGCGCCCGCGCCCGCACCCGCCGCGGCGACCTGGAGCCCCGGCGGCGGGGGCCCGCTGCGAGCCCCGGCGGAGGGAGCGGGCGCctggggggcggcggggccgtgcagcgcggcggggccgcgggcggcgtTCTTCGAGCGGTGCCTCAGCTCCCCGGCGTCCGCGGAGTCCTTCCCGCTGGCCGCCTCCTTCCCGCCGGCcgagaagctgctgctgcagccccgcacgccgctgcccgccccgccgccgccgccgcccgtcccgcagcccccgccgctgccgccgccgccgccgccgggcccggcGCTGAAGCGGCCGTCGAGGGCCAAGGCGCCCGGCAAGAAGGCGAAGGCCACGCGGAAGCTGAGCTTCGCCGACGAGGTGACCACCTCGCCCGTGCTGGGGCTGCGCATCAAGGAGGAGGGCCCCgaggggcggccggggccggggccgccgccgtCGGGGGGGCGCACGCCGCTGGGCGAGTTCATCTGCCAGCTGTGCAAGGAGCACTACGCCGACCCGCTGGCGCTGGCCCAGCACCGCTGCTCCCGCATCGTGCGCGTCGAGTACCGCTGCCCCGAGTGCCACAAGATCTTCAGCTGCCCCGCCAACCTGGCCTCGCACCGCCGCTGGCACAAgccgcggcccggccccagcGCCGACggctcctccgccgccgccgccgccgccccgccgggcaAGGAGAACAGCCCCGagcggcggccccgcggccccgccgccgcccccccgccgccgccgccgccgccgcttcccCGTCAGCACCGCGGCGGCGCGGACAGCGCCGGcggagccccggccccggcccccggcggccccggccccgtcgGGGAGGCGTTcgcctgcccctgctgccagAAGCGCTTCCGACGGCAGGCCTACCTCCGCAAGCACCTGGGCACCCACGGCGCGGCGCGGCCAGCAGCCTTCGGGCCGCCGGAGCGCGGGCAGCTCGCCTTCGCCTGCCACCTCTGCGGCGCCCGCTTCCCCTCGGCGGACATCAGGGACAAGCACCGGCTGTGGCACGCCGTgcgggaggagctgctgctgccgccgccgccgccgcctccggcCGCCGGGCAGCCcgagggcggcggggcggcggcggcggggggcggcgagCGGCAGGGCTTCCCCTGCAAGCACTGCCCCGCCACCTTCTTCAGCGCGCCGGGGCTGGCGCGGCACGCCACCAAGTGCCACCCGCCCGAGGGCAGGCAGGTCCTGCTGCTCCAGGTGCCCGTCCGGCCGGGCTGCTAg